One window of the Archangium primigenium genome contains the following:
- a CDS encoding methyltransferase domain-containing protein: MNPSRQGRYSYSSMSLGLTGRVREAHQLYRMWQEGLDDRVSVTLDAVRQCEARLSEFFGVALEGLDVLDIGPGQQLRHMKVLSVKNRVVGIDMDIVPQGFHLRDYVEMLRHNTVLRTMKTVTRKVLGWDERFERSLARGLSVPSFPRLPVFRMDATRMTFPDASFDLVCSWSAFEHIERPAEALAEVARVLKPGGMAYLAVHLYTSHSGNHDPRSLTRNGAEPPYWPHLREGYRDAERSSCYVNEVRLEEWKRLFHRAMPGARFLHERQDALREAANALRDSGELAAYTEDELLTVGLVGLWRKPRQTWGPPG; encoded by the coding sequence GTGAATCCATCCAGACAGGGCCGTTACTCCTATTCCTCGATGTCCCTGGGCCTGACGGGCCGGGTACGTGAGGCGCATCAGCTCTACCGCATGTGGCAGGAGGGCCTGGACGATCGGGTGAGCGTCACGCTCGACGCCGTTCGCCAGTGCGAGGCCCGGCTGTCCGAGTTCTTCGGCGTCGCGCTCGAGGGCCTGGACGTGCTCGACATCGGTCCCGGCCAGCAGCTGCGGCACATGAAGGTGCTCTCGGTGAAGAACCGGGTGGTGGGCATCGACATGGACATCGTTCCCCAGGGCTTCCACCTGCGCGACTACGTGGAGATGCTCCGCCACAACACGGTGCTGCGCACCATGAAGACCGTCACCCGCAAGGTGCTCGGGTGGGACGAGCGCTTCGAGCGCTCGCTCGCGCGGGGCCTGTCGGTGCCGAGCTTTCCGCGTCTGCCCGTGTTCCGCATGGACGCCACGCGCATGACGTTCCCCGACGCCTCCTTCGATCTCGTGTGCTCGTGGTCCGCCTTCGAGCACATCGAGCGGCCCGCGGAGGCCCTGGCCGAGGTCGCCCGCGTCCTCAAGCCGGGCGGCATGGCCTACCTCGCGGTCCACCTCTATACGAGCCACAGCGGCAATCACGATCCGCGCTCCCTGACCCGCAACGGGGCGGAGCCGCCGTACTGGCCCCACCTGCGCGAGGGCTACCGGGACGCGGAGCGTTCCAGCTGCTACGTGAACGAGGTGCGGCTCGAGGAGTGGAAGCGCTTGTTCCACCGGGCGATGCCCGGCGCGCGCTTCCTGCACGAGCGGCAGGACGCGCTGCGCGAGGCCGCCAACGCGCTGCGCGACAGTGGTGAGCTGGCGGCCTACACCGAGGACGAGCTGCTCACGGTGGGCCTGGTGGGCCTCTGGCGCAAGCCCCGGCAGACGTGGGGCCCCCCGGGGTAG
- a CDS encoding metallophosphoesterase family protein: MVPLAPDSRLIAGVGDIHGRFHRVEAWLDALEQALDRPVDLALAVGDVEAFLLADDHRRKAAKRGMPAEFAGYADGVRSMKRPLYFIGGNNEDFEALHDAPDGFSLAPNVHYLGRAGLKELGGLRVAYLSGIHAPRFYEQPLKRPRSLDTAKQAGYFRASEVDKVQALRDVDVLLVHEWPRGLPQRAQEREVPPPGRTLPSYWIGNPITRRLVETVHPKWVLCGHSHRAFAVTLGNGGRQPSRVACLDQAAKPEEAVFWMEVRGREVVSAGWGTSGQVAWRAGQPWGLGCLPAPSEAPSLETTGS; encoded by the coding sequence ATGGTTCCGCTCGCTCCGGACTCAAGATTGATCGCCGGCGTGGGGGACATCCATGGCCGCTTCCACCGTGTGGAAGCCTGGCTGGATGCCCTGGAGCAGGCGCTGGACCGTCCGGTGGACTTGGCCCTCGCCGTGGGCGACGTGGAGGCCTTCCTCCTGGCGGACGACCACCGGCGCAAGGCGGCCAAGCGGGGAATGCCCGCGGAGTTCGCCGGCTACGCCGACGGCGTGCGCAGCATGAAGCGGCCCCTGTACTTCATCGGGGGCAACAACGAGGACTTCGAGGCCCTGCACGACGCCCCCGACGGTTTCTCGCTCGCCCCCAATGTGCATTACCTGGGACGTGCGGGGCTCAAGGAGCTGGGCGGTCTGCGGGTGGCCTACCTTTCGGGTATCCACGCGCCGCGCTTCTACGAGCAGCCCCTCAAACGGCCCCGCTCGTTGGATACGGCGAAGCAGGCGGGCTACTTCCGCGCGAGCGAGGTGGACAAGGTCCAGGCCCTGCGGGACGTGGATGTGCTGCTCGTGCACGAGTGGCCCCGGGGCCTGCCCCAGCGGGCCCAGGAGCGCGAGGTGCCCCCGCCCGGCCGGACGCTGCCGTCGTACTGGATTGGCAACCCCATCACCCGCCGACTGGTGGAGACGGTCCATCCCAAGTGGGTGCTGTGCGGGCACTCGCACCGCGCCTTCGCGGTGACGCTGGGCAATGGGGGCCGGCAGCCCTCGCGCGTGGCGTGCCTGGACCAGGCGGCGAAGCCCGAGGAGGCGGTGTTCTGGATGGAGGTCCGCGGGCGCGAGGTGGTCAGCGCCGGGTGGGGCACGTCCGGACAGGTGGCCTGGCGCGCGGGACAGCCGTGGGGCCTGGGCTGTCTGCCCGCGCCCTCCGAGGCGCCGTCCCTGGAGACCACGGGCTCCTGA
- a CDS encoding GNAT family N-acetyltransferase has protein sequence MTDIQFEELSPQAARGFVSARGLVACEWFQAERFVGCRERGEPRAVLGLGPVLALRYDSIPSAEALLALVPEAAPHWRELRCAGDEPPRFLEHWSPPSASFSRVHRLIASRLAPPARVLEATVSRRARREDLPRLLELNLSAAVERLGTEATRLPAAAFQADVLASIERGEEHVMEHAGRLVFIATALEAAPDLGLVENVFTDPAARGQGLGAWGLHRLCEALLQRWPRLLVEVEDENSRAARLYQHLGFTHAETLWCVHRPPEASGDTGA, from the coding sequence ATGACAGACATCCAGTTCGAGGAACTCTCACCCCAGGCCGCGCGGGGGTTCGTGTCGGCCCGGGGATTGGTGGCGTGTGAGTGGTTTCAAGCCGAGCGCTTCGTGGGCTGTCGCGAGCGCGGTGAGCCGCGCGCGGTGCTGGGCCTGGGCCCCGTGCTCGCGCTCCGGTACGACTCGATCCCGAGCGCCGAGGCACTGCTCGCGCTCGTCCCCGAGGCCGCGCCCCACTGGCGGGAGCTGCGCTGCGCGGGAGACGAGCCGCCCCGGTTCCTGGAGCACTGGAGCCCGCCCTCGGCCTCGTTCTCCCGCGTCCACCGCCTCATCGCCTCCCGGCTGGCGCCTCCCGCGCGGGTGCTCGAGGCGACGGTCTCACGGCGCGCGCGGCGGGAGGATCTTCCGCGGCTGCTGGAGCTGAACCTGAGCGCCGCGGTCGAGCGCCTGGGGACGGAGGCGACCCGACTCCCGGCGGCCGCGTTCCAAGCGGACGTGCTCGCGTCCATCGAGCGGGGCGAGGAGCACGTGATGGAACACGCGGGGCGGCTGGTATTCATCGCCACCGCGCTGGAGGCGGCCCCGGACCTGGGGCTGGTGGAGAACGTCTTCACGGATCCCGCCGCGCGGGGCCAGGGCCTGGGGGCCTGGGGGCTTCATCGGCTCTGCGAGGCCCTGCTCCAGCGCTGGCCCCGGCTGCTCGTGGAGGTGGAGGACGAGAACTCCCGCGCCGCGCGGCTCTACCAACACCTGGGCTTCACACACGCCGAGACGCTCTGGTGCGTCCACCGTCCGCCCGAGGCGTCCGGGGACACCGGCGCGTGA
- a CDS encoding histidine triad nucleotide-binding protein: MSDCLFCKIRDGLIPAKIVHRDEHCLAFQDINPQAPTHVLVIPNKHIPTVNDITPEDTSMVGHLFIAAAKIARERGFADTGYRVAMNTHADAGQTVFHIHLHVLGGRPLGWPPG; encoded by the coding sequence ATGTCCGACTGCCTCTTCTGCAAGATTCGCGATGGGCTCATCCCCGCCAAGATCGTCCACCGGGACGAGCACTGCCTGGCCTTCCAGGACATCAACCCCCAGGCCCCCACCCACGTGCTCGTCATTCCGAACAAGCACATCCCCACGGTGAACGACATCACCCCGGAGGACACCTCCATGGTGGGCCACCTGTTCATCGCCGCCGCGAAGATCGCGCGCGAGCGGGGCTTCGCCGACACGGGCTACCGGGTGGCGATGAACACGCACGCCGACGCGGGGCAGACCGTGTTCCACATCCACCTGCACGTGCTCGGCGGACGGCCCCTGGGCTGGCCTCCGGGGTAG
- a CDS encoding oxidoreductase, translating into MSKVWFITGATRGLGAEIARTALAAGHTVVATGREPEAVVRALGESERLLAVRLDVTVPGQPEAAVKAAVERFGRIDVLVNNAGYSLIGALEELSTEELSRLFATNVLGLAAVTRAVLPTMRAQRSGHILNMSSSAGIAGFMGASAYCASKFAVEGLSESLAQEVAPLGIQVTVLEPGTFRTGFLSEDSTMFARQVIADYDPTAGAVRRGLRAMDGRQAGDPRKLAQAVLTLVAAEHPPLRFNAGADSVAMMEQTLTARREELGRWRGLSESLAHTP; encoded by the coding sequence ATGTCGAAAGTCTGGTTCATCACCGGCGCCACCCGCGGCCTGGGCGCCGAGATCGCGCGGACGGCGCTCGCCGCGGGGCACACCGTGGTCGCCACGGGCCGCGAGCCCGAGGCCGTCGTGCGGGCCCTGGGCGAGTCCGAGCGGCTCTTGGCGGTCCGGCTCGACGTCACGGTGCCCGGACAGCCCGAGGCGGCCGTGAAGGCGGCGGTCGAGCGGTTTGGCCGCATCGACGTGCTCGTCAACAACGCGGGCTATAGCCTGATCGGCGCCCTGGAGGAGCTCAGCACCGAGGAACTCTCCCGGCTGTTCGCCACGAACGTGCTGGGCCTGGCGGCGGTCACGCGCGCGGTGCTGCCCACGATGCGGGCCCAGCGCTCGGGCCACATCCTCAACATGTCCTCGTCGGCGGGCATCGCGGGGTTCATGGGGGCCTCGGCCTATTGCGCGTCGAAGTTCGCGGTCGAGGGCCTGAGCGAGAGCCTGGCGCAGGAGGTCGCGCCCCTGGGCATCCAGGTGACGGTGCTCGAGCCGGGCACCTTCCGCACGGGGTTCCTCTCCGAGGACTCGACGATGTTCGCGCGCCAGGTCATCGCCGATTACGACCCCACCGCGGGCGCGGTCCGCCGGGGTCTGCGCGCCATGGATGGCCGCCAGGCGGGCGACCCCCGCAAGCTCGCCCAGGCCGTGCTGACGCTGGTGGCCGCCGAGCATCCCCCGTTGCGCTTCAACGCCGGCGCGGACTCGGTGGCGATGATGGAGCAGACGCTCACCGCCCGGCGGGAGGAGCTGGGACGGTGGCGCGGCCTGTCCGAGTCGCTCGCCCACACGCCCTGA
- the uvrA gene encoding excinuclease ABC subunit UvrA yields the protein MSEPDTLSIRGAKEHNLKNISLDIPKKKLVVFTGVSGSGKSSLAFDTLYAEGQRRYVESLSAYARQFLGQMEKPRYDTIRGLSPTISIEQKAASNNPRSTVGTVTEVHDYLRVLFASVGVQHCPQCGKPVGKQSAQQIVDTLMARPAGSKAMVLAPVVSNRKGEHKDILTEALKRGFSRARIDGKVKSLEEKIELDKKSKHDIALVIDRVSIKPEGKQRLTDSVETALREGKGMLIVTDEAGSPASDQIMSELNACHACGLSFGELAPSSFSFNNPLGMCPDCNGLGTKAEMDPERIVPDGSRSIRDGAVEPWASGMNRGEGWTADFVDSLAQAFEFDLDTPYAKLPAKVKKLLMYGVDGKSFTVKWGDGGTYEMEWEGLVNKLMRSFKTTTSEAARAYYQKFFSDKPCPTCGGARLKPESRAVKVRECSIVDLSRKTIGDALGWLKDIKLSETERKIATELLKEIRSRLGFLVDVGLNYLTLDRTASTLSGGESQRIRLASQMGSELTGVIYILDEPSIGLHQRDNGKLLGTLKRLRDLGNSVVVVEHDEETMEEADYLVDFGPGAGELGGQIVSHGTPAEVMDDEKSVTGAYLSGRREIEVPERRRAPGKAKVSIQGAKENNLKDVSVDIPLGIFVAVTGVSGAGKSTLINDILYPAAARALYESREVPGRHKAITGLEHLDKVIDIDQRPIGRTPRSNPATYTKLFDSIREVFALTTEARTFGYTAGRFSFNIKGGRCEACEGDGVKLVEMHFLADVYVPCEVCGGKRFNEATLRVRYKGKNIAEVLDMSVREAAQVFAAHKDIMRVLQTLEDVGLGYIRLGQSSPTLSGGEAQRIKLARELARVATGRTLYILDEPTTGLHFEDIRKLLQVLNRLVEAGNTVLVIEHNLDVIKSADWVIDMGPEGGAGGGQLLAVGTPEQVAKVKESHTGRYLHQVLTKKRRHRVGVRLEESPSPAA from the coding sequence ATGTCCGAGCCCGATACCCTCTCCATCCGTGGAGCCAAGGAGCACAACCTCAAGAACATCTCCCTGGATATCCCCAAGAAGAAGCTGGTGGTGTTCACCGGCGTCTCGGGATCCGGGAAGAGTTCGCTCGCGTTCGATACCCTCTATGCCGAGGGTCAGCGCCGCTACGTGGAGAGCCTGTCCGCGTATGCCCGGCAGTTCCTCGGCCAGATGGAGAAGCCCCGCTACGACACCATCCGGGGCCTGTCCCCCACCATCTCCATCGAGCAGAAGGCGGCCAGCAACAACCCCCGCTCCACCGTGGGCACCGTCACCGAGGTGCACGACTACCTGCGCGTGCTCTTCGCCTCGGTGGGCGTCCAGCACTGCCCCCAGTGCGGCAAGCCCGTGGGCAAGCAGAGCGCCCAGCAGATCGTCGACACGCTGATGGCCCGGCCCGCGGGCAGCAAGGCCATGGTGCTCGCGCCCGTGGTGAGCAACCGCAAGGGCGAGCACAAGGACATCCTCACCGAGGCGCTCAAGCGCGGCTTCTCGCGCGCGCGCATCGACGGCAAGGTCAAGAGCCTGGAGGAGAAGATCGAGCTGGACAAGAAGTCCAAGCACGACATCGCGCTCGTCATCGACCGGGTGAGCATCAAGCCCGAGGGCAAGCAGCGGCTGACGGACTCGGTGGAGACGGCGCTGCGCGAGGGCAAGGGCATGCTCATCGTCACCGACGAGGCGGGCAGCCCCGCGAGTGATCAGATCATGAGCGAGCTCAACGCGTGCCACGCCTGTGGTCTGTCCTTCGGCGAGCTCGCCCCCTCCTCGTTCTCCTTCAACAACCCGCTGGGCATGTGCCCGGACTGCAACGGCCTGGGCACCAAGGCGGAGATGGATCCGGAGCGGATCGTCCCGGACGGCTCGCGCAGCATCCGCGACGGCGCGGTGGAGCCCTGGGCCAGCGGCATGAACCGGGGCGAGGGCTGGACGGCGGACTTCGTGGACAGCCTGGCGCAGGCCTTCGAGTTCGATCTGGACACGCCCTACGCGAAGCTGCCCGCCAAGGTGAAGAAGCTCCTCATGTACGGGGTGGACGGCAAGTCGTTCACCGTGAAGTGGGGCGACGGCGGCACCTACGAGATGGAGTGGGAGGGCCTGGTCAACAAGCTGATGCGCAGCTTCAAGACGACCACGTCCGAGGCCGCGCGCGCCTACTACCAGAAGTTCTTCAGCGACAAGCCCTGCCCCACCTGCGGCGGCGCGCGGCTCAAGCCGGAGAGCCGCGCCGTCAAGGTGCGCGAGTGCTCCATCGTGGACCTGAGCCGCAAGACGATCGGCGACGCGCTCGGCTGGCTCAAGGACATCAAACTCTCCGAGACGGAGCGGAAGATCGCCACCGAGCTGCTCAAGGAGATCCGCAGCCGCCTGGGCTTCCTGGTGGACGTGGGGCTCAACTACCTCACCCTGGACCGCACCGCGTCCACGTTGTCCGGCGGCGAGAGCCAGCGCATCCGGCTCGCCTCGCAGATGGGCAGCGAGCTCACGGGCGTCATCTACATCCTCGACGAGCCGTCCATCGGCCTGCACCAGCGTGACAACGGCAAGCTGCTCGGCACGCTCAAGCGCCTGCGGGACCTGGGCAACTCCGTGGTCGTGGTGGAGCACGACGAGGAGACGATGGAGGAGGCGGACTACCTCGTGGACTTCGGTCCCGGCGCCGGGGAGCTGGGCGGGCAGATCGTGTCCCACGGCACCCCCGCCGAGGTGATGGACGACGAGAAGAGCGTCACGGGCGCCTACCTCTCGGGCCGCAGGGAGATCGAGGTGCCCGAGCGGCGCCGCGCCCCGGGCAAGGCCAAGGTGTCCATCCAGGGCGCCAAGGAGAACAACCTCAAGGACGTGTCGGTGGACATCCCGTTGGGGATCTTCGTGGCCGTCACCGGCGTGTCCGGCGCGGGCAAGTCCACGCTCATCAACGACATCCTCTACCCCGCCGCGGCGCGCGCCCTGTACGAGAGCCGCGAGGTGCCCGGCCGGCACAAGGCCATCACGGGGCTGGAGCACCTGGACAAGGTCATCGACATCGACCAGCGGCCCATCGGGCGCACGCCCCGCAGCAACCCGGCGACCTACACCAAGCTCTTCGACTCCATCCGCGAGGTGTTCGCGCTCACGACCGAGGCGCGGACCTTCGGCTACACGGCCGGCCGCTTCTCCTTCAACATCAAGGGCGGACGCTGCGAGGCGTGCGAGGGCGATGGCGTGAAGCTCGTGGAGATGCACTTCCTCGCGGACGTGTACGTGCCGTGCGAGGTGTGCGGGGGCAAGCGCTTCAACGAGGCCACCCTGCGCGTGCGCTACAAGGGCAAGAACATCGCCGAGGTGCTCGACATGAGCGTGCGCGAGGCGGCGCAGGTGTTCGCCGCGCACAAGGACATCATGCGCGTGCTCCAGACGCTGGAGGACGTGGGGCTCGGCTACATCCGCCTGGGCCAGAGCTCGCCCACCCTCTCCGGTGGCGAGGCCCAGCGCATCAAGCTGGCGCGCGAGCTGGCGCGCGTGGCCACCGGCCGCACGCTCTACATCCTCGACGAGCCCACCACGGGCCTGCACTTCGAGGACATCCGCAAGCTGCTCCAGGTGCTCAACCGGCTGGTGGAGGCGGGCAACACCGTGCTCGTCATCGAGCACAACCTGGACGTCATCAAGAGCGCGGACTGGGTCATCGACATGGGGCCCGAGGGCGGCGCGGGCGGTGGCCAGCTGCTCGCCGTGGGCACGCCGGAGCAGGTGGCGAAGGTGAAGGAGAGCCACACCGGGCGCTACCTCCATCAGGTGCTCACCAAGAAGCGCCGGCACCGCGTGGGCGTGCGCCTGGAGGAGTCCCCCTCTCCGGCGGCCTAG
- a CDS encoding SDR family oxidoreductase produces MAETALVVGASGIVGSAIAALLHAEGWTVHGLARRPTEQPGVRPVTADLQDARSLAQALSGLAPHAVFLTTWSRQATEAENIRVNAAMVRHLLDALRPARSVRHVALVTGLKHYLGPFEAYGKGTLPQTPFREEQGRLDIENFYYAQEDEVFAAAARDGFAWSVHRPHTVIGEAVGNAMNMGSTLAVYATLCRELGRPFYFPGSAVQWNGLTDMTDARLLARHLLWATTTPAARDQAFNVVNGDVFRWKWMWGRLASWFGLEPAPFDGTVRPLEAQMAEDAPTWTRIARREGLVEPDLSRLASPWHTDADLGRPIEVVTDMSKSRRLGFTGYQPTDDAFHDLFARLRTARLIP; encoded by the coding sequence ATGGCGGAAACGGCCTTGGTGGTGGGAGCGAGTGGAATCGTGGGCAGCGCGATCGCGGCGCTCCTGCACGCGGAGGGCTGGACAGTCCACGGCCTCGCTCGCCGCCCGACGGAGCAGCCCGGCGTGCGGCCCGTCACGGCGGATCTCCAGGACGCGCGGAGCCTGGCCCAGGCGCTGTCCGGACTCGCGCCCCACGCGGTGTTCCTCACGACCTGGTCGCGGCAGGCCACCGAGGCGGAGAACATCCGGGTCAACGCCGCCATGGTCCGCCACCTCCTGGACGCCCTGCGCCCCGCCAGGAGCGTGCGCCACGTGGCGCTGGTGACCGGGCTCAAGCACTACCTCGGGCCCTTCGAGGCGTACGGCAAGGGCACGCTTCCGCAGACGCCCTTCCGCGAGGAGCAGGGGCGGCTCGACATCGAGAACTTCTATTACGCCCAGGAGGACGAGGTCTTCGCCGCCGCCGCGCGGGATGGCTTCGCGTGGAGCGTGCACCGTCCGCACACGGTGATTGGCGAGGCGGTGGGCAACGCCATGAACATGGGCTCCACCCTGGCCGTCTACGCCACGCTCTGCCGTGAGCTGGGGCGGCCTTTCTATTTCCCGGGCTCGGCCGTCCAGTGGAACGGGCTCACCGACATGACCGACGCGCGGCTGCTCGCGCGGCACCTGTTGTGGGCCACGACGACCCCCGCCGCGCGCGACCAGGCCTTCAATGTCGTCAATGGCGACGTCTTCCGATGGAAGTGGATGTGGGGCCGCCTGGCCTCGTGGTTCGGCCTGGAGCCCGCGCCCTTCGACGGAACGGTGCGTCCGCTCGAGGCGCAGATGGCGGAGGACGCGCCCACCTGGACGCGCATCGCCCGACGCGAGGGCCTGGTGGAGCCCGACCTGTCGCGGCTCGCCTCGCCCTGGCACACCGATGCCGACCTCGGGCGTCCCATCGAGGTGGTGACCGACATGAGCAAGAGTCGACGGCTGGGGTTCACCGGCTATCAGCCCACGGATGACGCCTTCCATGACCTGTTCGCCCGACTCCGGACGGCGCGGCTGATTCCCTGA
- a CDS encoding TCR/Tet family MFS transporter — protein MHRPSRPAIAFILVAAVLDVMAMGIIIPVLPPLIEQFAGSTRAAGIWNGVLVALWATMQLLCSPIIGALSDQYGRRPTLLLSTAGLTVDWVLMALAPNLWWLVVGRMLGGITSASFTAIYAYMADVTPPEDRARAYGWVGSAFSLGFVAGPVVGGVLGEWGPRAPFWAAAVLSGVAFLYGWLVLPESLPAERRMPFAWSRANSFGALRLLRSHAELSGLAMTNFLLHFAHHVFSTVFVLYAAHRYGWGPFQVGMLLALVGVLEMCVQGLLVGPLVRRFGDRAVMVAGLATGAVGIAAMGAAPNGVWFTAAMFPNALWALAMPTLQAQMTRQVSEREQGQLQGANMSVASLAGIASPLFFGWIYGLSAVSLPGLSFFIASSILLCATAIGALTARRARAADTARGERG, from the coding sequence ATGCACCGCCCCTCCCGCCCCGCCATCGCCTTCATCCTCGTCGCCGCCGTGCTCGACGTGATGGCGATGGGCATCATCATCCCGGTCCTCCCTCCGCTCATCGAGCAGTTCGCGGGCTCGACCCGCGCCGCGGGCATCTGGAACGGCGTGCTCGTCGCGCTGTGGGCGACCATGCAGCTGCTCTGCTCGCCCATCATCGGCGCGCTGTCGGACCAGTATGGCCGCCGCCCGACGCTCCTCCTGTCGACCGCGGGGCTCACGGTCGACTGGGTGCTGATGGCGCTCGCCCCCAATCTCTGGTGGCTGGTGGTGGGCCGCATGCTCGGCGGCATCACCTCCGCGAGCTTCACGGCCATCTACGCCTACATGGCGGACGTCACCCCGCCCGAGGATCGGGCGCGCGCCTACGGGTGGGTGGGCTCGGCCTTCTCGCTCGGCTTCGTCGCGGGGCCCGTCGTGGGCGGGGTGCTGGGTGAGTGGGGGCCACGGGCACCGTTCTGGGCGGCGGCGGTGCTCTCGGGCGTCGCCTTCCTCTATGGCTGGCTGGTCCTGCCCGAGTCGCTCCCGGCCGAGCGCCGCATGCCCTTCGCCTGGAGCCGCGCCAACTCGTTCGGCGCGCTGCGGCTGCTGCGCTCGCACGCCGAGCTGTCCGGGCTGGCGATGACCAACTTCCTCCTCCACTTCGCGCACCACGTCTTCTCGACGGTGTTCGTCCTCTACGCGGCGCACCGCTATGGCTGGGGGCCGTTCCAGGTCGGCATGCTCCTGGCGCTCGTCGGCGTCCTGGAGATGTGCGTGCAGGGCCTGCTGGTGGGCCCGCTGGTGCGCCGCTTCGGAGATCGCGCCGTGATGGTCGCCGGGCTCGCGACCGGCGCGGTCGGCATCGCGGCCATGGGCGCCGCGCCCAACGGCGTGTGGTTCACCGCCGCGATGTTCCCCAATGCCCTCTGGGCGCTCGCCATGCCCACCCTCCAGGCGCAGATGACGCGCCAGGTGTCCGAGCGCGAGCAGGGCCAGCTCCAGGGCGCGAACATGAGCGTCGCGAGCCTCGCGGGCATCGCCTCCCCGCTCTTCTTCGGCTGGATCTACGGCCTGTCGGCGGTGTCCCTGCCGGGCCTGAGCTTCTTCATCGCGAGTTCGATCCTGCTCTGCGCGACCGCGATTGGCGCCCTCACCGCGCGCCGCGCCCGCGCGGCCGATACCGCCCGAGGCGAGCGGGGCTGA
- a CDS encoding TetR/AcrR family transcriptional regulator, whose protein sequence is MTERTTEVRARILRAAAELLAEGGREAVSTRAVSAAAGVQAPTLYRQFGDMRGLLDALALETLADYVRQKATREHAADPIEDLRRGWDLHVSFGLANPVVFALIYADPATEATTSAGREGEAHLHRLVARVAEAGRLRVDVAHAVRLIASAGLGVTLSLIRTPPEARDSRLSETTREAVLAAILTDSRSTRASAETSGTDRVAARAVALRAVLPEAPEGLSQAERQLLGEWLDRLAGVTR, encoded by the coding sequence ATGACGGAGAGGACCACGGAGGTGCGCGCGCGCATCCTGCGGGCGGCGGCCGAGCTGCTGGCCGAGGGCGGGCGGGAGGCGGTGTCCACGCGGGCGGTGAGCGCCGCCGCCGGCGTGCAGGCGCCCACGCTCTACCGGCAGTTCGGTGACATGCGGGGACTGCTCGATGCGCTCGCCCTCGAGACCCTGGCGGACTACGTGCGCCAGAAGGCCACGCGCGAGCACGCCGCGGATCCCATCGAGGATCTGCGGCGGGGATGGGATCTGCATGTGTCCTTCGGGCTCGCCAACCCCGTCGTGTTCGCCCTCATCTACGCGGACCCCGCCACCGAGGCCACCACCTCGGCGGGACGCGAGGGCGAGGCGCACCTGCACCGGCTCGTGGCCCGTGTCGCCGAGGCGGGGCGGCTCCGGGTGGACGTCGCGCATGCCGTGCGCCTGATCGCCTCCGCCGGGCTCGGGGTGACCCTGTCCCTCATCCGCACGCCCCCCGAGGCGCGGGATTCCCGGCTCTCGGAAACCACGCGCGAGGCGGTGCTCGCCGCCATTCTCACGGACTCGCGGTCCACCCGTGCTTCCGCCGAGACGTCTGGCACGGACCGGGTGGCGGCCCGCGCCGTGGCCCTGCGCGCCGTGCTCCCCGAGGCGCCCGAGGGGCTCTCGCAAGCGGAACGGCAACTGCTGGGCGAGTGGCTCGACCGCCTGGCGGGCGTGACGCGGTAG